In a single window of the Nicotiana tomentosiformis chromosome 10, ASM39032v3, whole genome shotgun sequence genome:
- the LOC104106911 gene encoding mRNA export factor GLE1-like isoform X1 has translation MGTVKLQLPLRKNVNGMTLDPNPDWSFDALLVELNSIEKELNGSSKFPLPFTKAESRVLSTSKNNSWRGFIMQVSDDDVEDVERDTKDEVGDHFVLGGKHFSCDEMYLSDSDHSEEGMGIELQHDLMDKVGLVESALSELAHEHQLTIAEEMRDQLSAIEAELMDENQKLASTLERVERNTEAQREMNRKFDMQYQRKIAEALDDHLTAVQRDHEHRSQIEEMIIRDDAAREEAKRKEKALQEEKARQKMIRAEANVQARLEAERVEKEKAVALEAERKAAKEAAAAAEKKASESLMNVPS, from the exons AT GGGTACTGTTAAACTGCAACTGCCGTTGCGTAAAAATGTTAATGGAATGACCCTGGATCCAAACCCTGATTGGAGCTTTGATGCTTTACTGGTCGAGCTCAACTCGATAGAGAAGGAGCTCAATGGATCATCGAAATTTCCATTACCTTTTACTAAAGCAGAATCTCG AGTACTCTCGACTTCAAAGAATAATTCTTGGAGAGGCTTTATTATGCAAGTGTCTGATGACGACGTGGAGGATGTGGAAAGAGACACTAAGGATGAAGTTGGTGATCATTTTGTTCTGGGGGGAAAACATTTTTCCTGTGATGAAATGTATCTGAG TGATAGCGACCATTCTGAAGAAGGCATGGGCATTGAACTTCAACATGATCTAATGGATAAAGTGGGATTAGTGGAAAGTGCTTTATCTGAATTAGCTCATGAGCACCAGCTTACTATTGCG GAGGAAATGAGAGATCAACTATCAGCAATTGAAGCTGAGTTAATGGATGAAAATCAGAAGCTTGCCTCCACACTTGAACGGGTTGAGAGAAATACTGAAGCTCAAAGGGAAATGAACAGAAAATTTGACATGCAGTACCAGCGTAAAAT TGCAGAAGCACTTGATGATCACCTAACTGCTGTGCAAAGGGATCACGAACACAGATCCCAGATTGAAGAAATGATAATAAGAGATGATGCAGCTCGTGAAGAAGCCAAGAGGAAAGAAAAAGCTCTTCAAGAAGAAAAAGCCCGGCAAAAAATGATCAGAGCAGAAGCCAAT GTGCAGGCTAGGCTGGAAGCTGAAAGAGTTGAAAAGGAAAAAGCCGTAGCTCTGGAAGCTGAGAGGAAAGCAGCAAAAGAAGCTGCAGCTGCTGCGGAGAAGAAGGCATCAGAGTCATTGATGAATGTTCCTTCGTAG
- the LOC104106911 gene encoding mRNA export factor GLE1-like isoform X2, protein MGTVKLQLPLRKNVNGMTLDPNPDWSFDALLVELNSIEKELNGSSKFPLPFTKAESRVLSTSKNNSWRGFIMQVSDDDVEDVERDTKDEVGDHFVLGGKHFSCDEMYLSDSDHSEEGMGIELQHDLMDKVGLVESALSELAHEHQLTIAEEMRDQLSAIEAELMDENQKLASTLERVERNTEAQREMNRKFDMQYQRKIAEALDDHLTAVQRDHEHRSQIEEMIIRDDAAREEAKRKEKALQEEKARQKMIRAEANARLEAERVEKEKAVALEAERKAAKEAAAAAEKKASESLMNVPS, encoded by the exons AT GGGTACTGTTAAACTGCAACTGCCGTTGCGTAAAAATGTTAATGGAATGACCCTGGATCCAAACCCTGATTGGAGCTTTGATGCTTTACTGGTCGAGCTCAACTCGATAGAGAAGGAGCTCAATGGATCATCGAAATTTCCATTACCTTTTACTAAAGCAGAATCTCG AGTACTCTCGACTTCAAAGAATAATTCTTGGAGAGGCTTTATTATGCAAGTGTCTGATGACGACGTGGAGGATGTGGAAAGAGACACTAAGGATGAAGTTGGTGATCATTTTGTTCTGGGGGGAAAACATTTTTCCTGTGATGAAATGTATCTGAG TGATAGCGACCATTCTGAAGAAGGCATGGGCATTGAACTTCAACATGATCTAATGGATAAAGTGGGATTAGTGGAAAGTGCTTTATCTGAATTAGCTCATGAGCACCAGCTTACTATTGCG GAGGAAATGAGAGATCAACTATCAGCAATTGAAGCTGAGTTAATGGATGAAAATCAGAAGCTTGCCTCCACACTTGAACGGGTTGAGAGAAATACTGAAGCTCAAAGGGAAATGAACAGAAAATTTGACATGCAGTACCAGCGTAAAAT TGCAGAAGCACTTGATGATCACCTAACTGCTGTGCAAAGGGATCACGAACACAGATCCCAGATTGAAGAAATGATAATAAGAGATGATGCAGCTCGTGAAGAAGCCAAGAGGAAAGAAAAAGCTCTTCAAGAAGAAAAAGCCCGGCAAAAAATGATCAGAGCAGAAGCCAAT GCTAGGCTGGAAGCTGAAAGAGTTGAAAAGGAAAAAGCCGTAGCTCTGGAAGCTGAGAGGAAAGCAGCAAAAGAAGCTGCAGCTGCTGCGGAGAAGAAGGCATCAGAGTCATTGATGAATGTTCCTTCGTAG